The following proteins are encoded in a genomic region of Necator americanus strain Aroian chromosome II, whole genome shotgun sequence:
- a CDS encoding hypothetical protein (NECATOR_CHRII.G5727.T2), with protein MGAQYDKGAPGMPSLMPHPPPPPLPLPLLPPFLPPPPPLPPPPPPLGVSAARGPGEPPHPNVGAAPAYENFGPTSGMPEPPPPPMLFTSSTERGSVKELEKVNAKSKPKMPKKTKHRNAPCHHVFFTAVGLWFFILVWTFFLYAHAAEMINLVPVFGFMAPPALNSLRGSE; from the exons ATGGGAGCCCAATACGACAAAGGCGCACCAGGAATGCCGTCTCTTATGCCACATCCTCCTCCACCTCCGCTTCCGCTACCTTTGCTTCCACCTTTTCTACCACCTCCACCTCCTCTACCACCTCCACCTCCACCTCTGGGAGTGTCTGCAGCGCGGGGACCTGGAGAACCTCCGCATCCGAACGTAGGAGCGGCGCCGGCATACGAAAACTTTGGCCCTACCTCTGGTATGCCGgaacctcctcctcctcccatGCTGTTTACCAGTTCCAC GGAGCGGGGATCTGTTAAAGAGCTTGAAAAAG tTAATGCCAAATCGAAACCAAAGATGCCAAAAAAGACGAAACATCGGAAC GCGCCTTGCCACCACGTATTCTTCACCGCTGTGGGACTTTGGTTTTTCATTCTAGTATGGACATTTTTCCTATACGCTCATGCTGCGGAGATGATAAACTTGGTGCCGGTGTTCGGCTTCATGGCTCCGCCTGCTCT